The following are encoded in a window of Halorarum salinum genomic DNA:
- a CDS encoding GNAT family N-acetyltransferase: MPGPTFLSGDRTTLHPATEDDLPFLLENENDERVRRTRSGALPTAAGEFRPRLGGTTGRSDDTLVLLVVADGDPVGLVYLIRERPNDDTFRRAELAYWIAPDEWGNGYATDASRAVLAHGFDAIGLHKVTATAFEHNPASRRVLEKAGFEGEGVHRAEAYVDGEWRDIHRYGLLAGEFDG; encoded by the coding sequence ATGCCCGGCCCGACGTTCCTCTCCGGCGACCGGACCACCCTCCACCCGGCGACCGAGGACGACCTTCCCTTCCTCCTCGAGAACGAGAACGACGAGCGCGTCAGGCGAACCCGCAGCGGCGCCCTGCCGACCGCGGCCGGGGAGTTCCGTCCGCGACTCGGCGGGACGACCGGCCGGTCGGACGACACGCTCGTCCTGCTCGTCGTCGCGGACGGGGACCCCGTCGGCCTCGTGTACCTGATCCGCGAGCGGCCGAACGACGACACGTTCCGCCGCGCGGAGCTGGCCTACTGGATCGCGCCCGACGAGTGGGGGAACGGGTACGCGACCGACGCCTCGCGCGCCGTCCTGGCTCACGGCTTCGACGCGATCGGGCTCCACAAGGTCACCGCGACCGCGTTCGAGCACAACCCCGCGTCCCGGCGGGTGCTGGAGAAGGCGGGGTTCGAGGGGGAGGGCGTCCACCGCGCGGAGGCGTACGTCGACGGCGAGTGGCGGGACATCCACCGCTACGGCCTGCTGGCCGGGGAGTTCGACGGGTGA
- the ilvD gene encoding dihydroxy-acid dehydratase, which translates to MSNQQAPDREPDGAHDEERFAGDKSEELPSHEVTAGAERAPHRAMFRAMGYDDRDLSSPMVAIPNPAADVTPCNVHLDDVAGAAREGIENAGGMPVEFGTVTISDAISMGTEGMKASLISREVIADSVELVSFGERVDALVTVAGCDKNLPGMMMAAVRTDLPSVFLYGGSIMPGEHEGRDVTVQNVFEGVGTYAEGEMSAEELDDLERHACPGAGSCGGMFTANTMASISEALGLAPLGAASPPAESEERLDVARRAGELALECVEQDRRPSDVVSRESFENAIAVQVAMGGSTNAVLHLLALAAEADVDLSIEEFDEISRRTPKIANLQPGGTRVMLDLHEVGGVPVVMRRLLAGGYLHGDAMTVTGRTIAEELAHLEERGALPEDDSIEADFLYTVDEPYQEEGAIKVLTGNLAPDGAVLKVTGDDAFHHEGPARVFEDEEEAMAYVQSGDIESGDVLVIRNEGPRGGPGMREMLGVTAAVVGAGHEDDVALLTDGRFSGATRGPMVGHVAPEAAEGGPIGLVEDGDTVTVDIPNRELSVDVDDEKLERRAGAWEPREPAYTGGVLAKYARDFGSAANGAVTNPKAKRD; encoded by the coding sequence ATGAGCAACCAGCAGGCCCCGGACCGCGAACCGGACGGAGCACACGACGAGGAGCGGTTCGCCGGGGACAAGTCGGAGGAGCTCCCGAGCCACGAGGTCACCGCCGGGGCCGAGCGCGCGCCCCACCGCGCGATGTTCCGCGCGATGGGCTACGACGACCGCGACCTCTCCTCGCCGATGGTCGCCATCCCGAACCCCGCCGCGGACGTCACCCCCTGCAACGTCCACCTCGACGACGTCGCGGGGGCCGCCCGCGAGGGGATCGAGAACGCCGGCGGGATGCCCGTCGAGTTCGGCACCGTCACCATCTCGGACGCCATCTCGATGGGAACCGAGGGGATGAAGGCCAGCCTCATCTCGCGGGAGGTCATCGCCGACTCCGTCGAACTCGTCTCGTTCGGCGAGCGCGTGGACGCGCTGGTGACGGTCGCGGGCTGTGACAAGAACCTCCCCGGGATGATGATGGCGGCCGTCCGGACCGACCTCCCCTCCGTGTTCCTCTACGGCGGTTCGATCATGCCCGGCGAGCACGAGGGGCGGGACGTCACCGTCCAGAACGTCTTCGAGGGCGTCGGCACCTACGCAGAGGGCGAGATGTCCGCCGAGGAACTCGACGATCTGGAGCGGCACGCCTGCCCCGGCGCGGGCTCCTGTGGCGGGATGTTCACCGCGAACACGATGGCCTCCATCTCCGAGGCGCTCGGGCTCGCGCCGCTGGGGGCCGCCTCCCCGCCCGCCGAGTCCGAGGAACGGCTCGACGTCGCGCGCCGCGCGGGCGAACTCGCGCTGGAGTGCGTCGAGCAGGATCGCCGCCCCTCGGACGTCGTCAGCCGCGAGTCGTTCGAGAACGCCATCGCAGTGCAGGTGGCGATGGGCGGGTCGACCAACGCGGTGCTCCACCTGCTCGCGCTCGCGGCGGAGGCCGACGTCGACCTCTCGATCGAGGAGTTCGACGAGATCTCCCGCCGGACCCCCAAGATCGCCAACCTCCAACCCGGGGGCACGCGCGTCATGCTCGACCTCCACGAGGTCGGCGGCGTCCCGGTCGTGATGCGGCGCCTGCTCGCGGGCGGCTACCTCCACGGCGACGCGATGACCGTCACCGGCCGCACGATCGCCGAGGAACTCGCCCATCTCGAGGAGCGCGGCGCGCTCCCCGAAGACGATTCCATCGAGGCGGACTTCCTCTACACCGTCGACGAGCCGTACCAGGAGGAGGGCGCGATCAAGGTCCTCACGGGGAACCTCGCGCCCGACGGCGCGGTGCTGAAGGTCACCGGCGACGACGCGTTCCACCACGAGGGCCCCGCGCGCGTGTTCGAGGACGAGGAGGAGGCGATGGCGTACGTCCAGTCGGGCGACATCGAGTCGGGCGACGTGCTCGTCATCCGGAACGAGGGGCCCCGCGGCGGACCGGGGATGCGCGAGATGCTCGGCGTCACGGCCGCGGTCGTCGGCGCAGGCCACGAGGACGACGTGGCGCTGCTCACCGACGGCCGCTTCTCGGGGGCGACCCGGGGGCCGATGGTCGGCCACGTCGCACCCGAGGCGGCCGAGGGCGGCCCCATCGGCCTCGTGGAGGACGGCGACACGGTGACCGTCGACATCCCGAACCGGGAGCTGTCGGTGGACGTGGACGACGAGAAACTGGAGCGGCGGGCGGGCGCGTGGGAGCCCCGGGAACCCGCGTACACGGGCGGCGTGCTGGCGAAGTACGCCCGGGACTTCGGGAGCGCCGCTAACGGAGCCGTGACGAATCCGAAGGCGAAGCGGGACTGA
- a CDS encoding adenosylcobalamin-dependent ribonucleoside-diphosphate reductase: MSRADLGADELDLPIKRTQGETLRERLTGNAYDNILPARYLRKDADGELTETQEELFVRVAKNIALAEAVYEAEKRDVEVTVTPDQLKPDHPRRDELAAEVFGEGVAPDDDAETALSVYNVNKFAYDTVVPELPEEIAAHVEDVADEFRELMERLSFMPNSPTLMNAGDELQQLSACFVDSPDDDIDDIHQTAKEAAQVFQSGGGMGYAFWKLRPYGDAVGSTGGIASGPITFMRTFDQMCETIAQGGARRGAQMGVMRVSHPDVIQFIHAKNKDVSLANTLKLNDPDDYTHTSFADALEEARELIGEDGKVPKHLRNAVEGHLSNFNISVGVTDDFMAALEAGEEFTFTNPRTGEPHVATPETKELYDMFGLGEHVEVGEVLSVPAEAVWEHIVEGAHENGEPGIIYLERVNKLHSFDVEEHPEHRILATNPCGEQPLEEYEACNLGHINLSTLAALDAPDWRVWSEEHADEFDSQADAVDAFLEDAMDWEAFDHRIAYGTRFLENVVTMSDFPVEEIERKVREMRKIGLGVMGLAQLYIQLGVRYGSDVGNEIARQLMTHINHGSKWTSHVLAEQRGSFDDWDDSKYANPTEYPEWFEQYVGEDPEKWADGFPIRNHNTTTIAPTGTTSMVGNTTGGCEPIYNVAYYKNVSDDVQGDEMLVEFDDYFLRTLEANDVDVEAVKTEAQEQMANNEFDGVDGLDAVPDAIGELFVVTGDLTAKDHAGVQVACQAGVDSAISKTVNAPNDSTVEDADDVFRYIYDHGGKGVTYYRDGTRSKQVLTTRADNAEFADESEAAEALVEQISEVFGGIEGFLGNEDVRAALDAEVEGLLEAADQPTVDYTEKRPRPDSLRGITQLIQTGYGKVYVTINEDPSTGEPFELFANIGHSGGFTNSFTESLAKVISTALRSGVDPSEIVDELQGTRSPKVAWDKGEQIQSIPDAIGTALRRYLDDEVDKGYPDQQRLDDIDEEAARSDAADSGLPEPDGGAEAADSPHEPGPEAAGGADDAVDELIANGESPECPDCGSMTLYYSEGCKTCESCGWSEC, encoded by the coding sequence ATGAGTCGCGCGGACCTCGGCGCTGACGAACTCGACCTGCCGATCAAGCGCACCCAGGGGGAGACCCTCCGGGAGCGGCTCACCGGCAACGCCTACGACAACATCCTTCCCGCCCGCTATCTTCGCAAGGACGCCGACGGGGAACTCACCGAGACCCAGGAGGAGCTGTTCGTCCGCGTCGCGAAGAACATCGCGCTCGCGGAGGCCGTCTACGAGGCCGAGAAGCGCGACGTCGAGGTGACGGTCACGCCCGACCAGCTGAAGCCCGACCACCCGCGCCGCGACGAACTCGCCGCGGAGGTCTTCGGCGAGGGCGTCGCCCCCGACGACGACGCCGAGACGGCCCTCTCCGTCTACAACGTCAACAAGTTCGCCTACGACACCGTCGTCCCCGAGCTCCCCGAGGAGATCGCCGCGCACGTCGAGGACGTGGCCGACGAGTTCCGGGAGCTGATGGAGCGGCTCTCGTTCATGCCGAACTCGCCGACGCTGATGAACGCGGGCGACGAGCTCCAGCAGCTCTCGGCCTGCTTCGTCGACTCGCCCGACGACGACATCGACGACATCCACCAGACGGCCAAGGAGGCCGCCCAGGTGTTCCAGTCCGGCGGCGGCATGGGCTACGCGTTCTGGAAGCTCCGCCCGTACGGCGACGCGGTCGGCTCCACCGGCGGCATCGCCTCCGGGCCCATCACCTTCATGCGGACGTTCGACCAGATGTGCGAGACCATCGCGCAGGGCGGCGCCCGCCGCGGCGCCCAGATGGGCGTCATGCGCGTCTCCCACCCGGACGTCATCCAGTTCATCCACGCGAAGAACAAGGACGTCTCGCTGGCGAACACTCTGAAGCTGAACGACCCCGACGACTACACGCACACGAGCTTCGCCGACGCGCTGGAGGAGGCGCGGGAACTCATCGGCGAGGACGGCAAGGTCCCGAAACACCTTCGGAACGCCGTCGAGGGCCACCTCTCGAACTTCAACATCTCGGTCGGCGTCACCGACGACTTCATGGCGGCGCTGGAGGCCGGCGAGGAGTTCACGTTCACGAACCCGCGCACGGGGGAGCCCCACGTCGCGACGCCCGAGACGAAGGAGCTCTACGACATGTTCGGGCTCGGCGAGCACGTCGAGGTCGGCGAGGTCCTCTCGGTGCCCGCCGAGGCCGTCTGGGAGCACATCGTCGAGGGCGCCCACGAGAACGGCGAGCCGGGCATCATCTACCTCGAACGGGTGAACAAGCTCCACTCGTTCGACGTGGAGGAGCACCCCGAGCACCGCATCCTCGCGACGAACCCCTGCGGCGAGCAGCCCCTGGAGGAGTACGAGGCGTGCAACCTCGGGCACATCAACCTCTCGACGCTCGCGGCGCTGGACGCCCCGGACTGGCGCGTCTGGAGCGAGGAACACGCGGACGAGTTCGACTCGCAGGCGGACGCGGTCGACGCGTTCCTCGAGGACGCGATGGACTGGGAGGCGTTCGACCACCGCATCGCCTACGGCACCCGGTTCCTCGAGAACGTCGTCACGATGTCGGACTTCCCGGTCGAGGAGATCGAGCGGAAGGTCCGCGAGATGCGCAAGATCGGGCTCGGCGTGATGGGACTGGCCCAGCTGTACATCCAGCTCGGCGTCCGCTACGGCAGCGACGTGGGCAACGAGATCGCCCGCCAGCTCATGACCCACATCAACCACGGCTCGAAGTGGACCTCCCACGTCCTCGCCGAGCAGCGCGGCTCGTTCGACGACTGGGACGACTCGAAGTACGCGAACCCGACCGAGTACCCCGAGTGGTTCGAGCAGTACGTCGGCGAGGACCCCGAGAAGTGGGCCGACGGCTTCCCCATCCGGAACCACAACACGACGACGATCGCCCCGACCGGGACGACCTCGATGGTCGGCAACACCACGGGCGGCTGTGAGCCCATCTACAACGTCGCCTACTACAAGAACGTCTCCGACGACGTGCAGGGCGACGAGATGCTCGTGGAGTTCGACGACTACTTCCTCCGCACGCTGGAGGCCAACGACGTCGACGTCGAGGCCGTGAAGACGGAGGCCCAGGAGCAGATGGCGAACAACGAGTTCGACGGCGTCGACGGGCTGGACGCCGTTCCGGACGCCATCGGCGAGCTGTTCGTCGTCACGGGCGATCTCACCGCGAAGGACCACGCGGGCGTCCAGGTCGCCTGCCAGGCCGGCGTCGACTCGGCCATCTCGAAGACGGTGAACGCGCCCAACGACTCCACCGTGGAGGACGCCGACGACGTCTTCCGCTACATCTACGACCACGGCGGCAAGGGCGTCACCTACTACCGCGACGGCACTCGCTCGAAGCAGGTGCTCACGACCCGCGCGGACAACGCGGAGTTCGCCGACGAGAGCGAGGCCGCCGAGGCGCTCGTCGAGCAGATCTCGGAGGTGTTCGGCGGCATCGAGGGCTTCCTGGGGAACGAGGACGTGCGCGCCGCGCTGGACGCCGAGGTCGAGGGGCTGCTGGAGGCCGCCGACCAGCCGACGGTCGACTACACCGAGAAGCGCCCGCGGCCCGACTCGCTGCGCGGCATCACCCAGCTCATCCAGACCGGCTACGGGAAGGTGTACGTCACCATCAACGAGGACCCGAGCACGGGCGAGCCGTTCGAGCTGTTCGCCAACATCGGCCACTCGGGCGGGTTCACCAACTCCTTCACCGAGTCGCTGGCGAAGGTCATCTCCACCGCCCTGCGCTCGGGCGTCGACCCGAGCGAGATCGTCGACGAATTGCAGGGCACCCGGAGCCCGAAGGTCGCCTGGGACAAGGGCGAGCAGATCCAGTCCATCCCGGACGCCATCGGCACCGCGCTCCGGCGCTACCTCGACGACGAGGTCGACAAGGGCTACCCGGACCAGCAGCGCCTCGACGACATCGACGAGGAGGCGGCACGCTCCGACGCGGCCGACTCGGGGCTTCCGGAGCCGGACGGCGGCGCGGAGGCGGCCGACTCCCCCCACGAACCCGGACCGGAGGCCGCCGGCGGCGCGGACGACGCGGTGGACGAACTCATCGCGAACGGCGAGTCGCCCGAGTGTCCCGACTGCGGCAGCATGACGCTGTACTACTCGGAGGGCTGCAAGACGTGCGAGTCCTGCGGCTGGTCCGAGTGTTAG
- the trpG gene encoding anthranilate synthase component II, translated as MRVTVVDNYDSFTYNLVEYVSDLSVDGERPSIEVLRNAASLAAVRDTDPDALVISPGPGHPRNDRDVGVTMPVLRELSPEVPTLGVCLGLEAAVYEYGGRVGHAPEPVHGKAFPVEHDGAGVFTGLDQGFRAGRYHSLVATEVPDCFAVSATTRHGDEELVMGVRHREHPIEAVQFHPESVLTAVGHDVVGNFLAECV; from the coding sequence ATGAGGGTCACCGTCGTCGACAACTACGACTCGTTCACGTACAACCTCGTGGAGTACGTGAGCGACCTGTCGGTCGACGGGGAGCGCCCCTCGATCGAGGTGCTGCGGAACGCCGCCTCGCTCGCGGCGGTCCGCGACACCGACCCCGACGCGCTGGTCATCAGTCCCGGCCCCGGCCACCCCCGGAACGACCGCGACGTGGGCGTGACGATGCCGGTCCTGCGGGAGCTCTCGCCCGAGGTTCCGACGCTCGGCGTCTGTCTCGGGCTCGAGGCCGCCGTGTACGAGTACGGCGGGCGCGTCGGTCACGCGCCCGAACCGGTCCACGGGAAGGCGTTCCCGGTCGAACACGACGGCGCGGGCGTGTTCACCGGCCTGGACCAGGGGTTCCGGGCGGGCCGCTACCATTCGCTCGTCGCCACCGAGGTGCCCGACTGCTTCGCCGTGTCGGCGACGACCCGCCACGGCGACGAGGAGCTCGTGATGGGCGTGCGCCACCGGGAGCACCCCATCGAGGCCGTGCAGTTCCACCCGGAGTCGGTGCTCACGGCGGTGGGCCACGACGTCGTCGGGAACTTCCTGGCCGAGTGCGTCTGA
- the trpE gene encoding anthranilate synthase component I, which produces MNRSREEFVDLAGSVDGPAVVHLTAALDPQVEPLTAYAALADRSDHSFLLESAGKVASSDPDGAFAPSGGNGTVPGAGGAAGEAAAGGAERHARFSFVGYDPEAVVSVHPDRTEVERLGPAAEYVETGGDDVLDRVRAALPDVERVGFPESDRQTLDGGLVGFLAYDAVYDLHLAEVGVERPDPVVPDAEFVLTTRTLAFDDREGTVELVFTPVVGPDDDPGAVYDDLAAEADDVAETLRAAEPPETRGIRKTGETAGPRDEYEAAVRTAKEHVLDGDVYQGVISRTRTVEGEVDDLALYESLRSVNPSPYMYLLQHGDRSVVGASPETLVSVRGDRVVSNPIAGTCPRGSSPVEDRRLAGEMLADGKERAEHTMLVDLARNDVRRVSDPGSVRVEEFMNVLKYSHVQHIESTVTGTLAADADAFDAARATFPAGTLTGAPKVRAMELIDELELEPRGVYGGGVGYFSWTDDADLAIVIRTATVEHGRSGSPGTLDERASTAADELTVRAGAGIVADSDPASEYEETEGKMDGVLAAVERALAGRGADAEDPVTAAAESEAER; this is translated from the coding sequence ATGAACCGCTCGCGCGAGGAGTTCGTCGACCTGGCGGGGTCCGTCGACGGGCCGGCCGTCGTTCATCTCACGGCGGCGCTCGACCCCCAGGTCGAACCCCTGACGGCGTACGCCGCGCTCGCGGACCGCTCGGACCACTCGTTCCTGCTGGAGAGCGCCGGCAAGGTCGCCTCCAGCGACCCGGACGGCGCGTTCGCGCCGAGCGGAGGGAACGGGACCGTCCCCGGCGCCGGGGGGGCGGCGGGCGAGGCGGCTGCGGGCGGCGCCGAGCGACACGCCCGCTTCTCGTTCGTCGGCTACGACCCCGAGGCGGTCGTCTCCGTCCACCCCGACCGGACCGAGGTCGAACGGCTCGGCCCCGCCGCCGAGTACGTCGAGACCGGCGGCGACGACGTGCTCGACAGGGTTCGTGCAGCACTGCCGGACGTGGAGCGCGTCGGGTTCCCCGAGTCGGACCGGCAGACGCTCGACGGCGGGCTGGTGGGCTTTCTGGCGTACGACGCGGTGTACGACCTCCACCTCGCGGAGGTCGGCGTCGAGCGGCCCGACCCGGTCGTCCCCGACGCGGAGTTCGTGCTCACGACGCGGACGCTCGCGTTCGACGACCGCGAGGGGACCGTCGAACTGGTGTTCACGCCGGTCGTCGGCCCCGACGACGACCCCGGCGCCGTCTACGACGACCTCGCGGCGGAGGCAGACGACGTGGCGGAGACGCTCCGCGCGGCCGAGCCGCCGGAGACCCGCGGCATCCGAAAGACCGGCGAGACGGCGGGCCCGCGCGACGAGTACGAGGCGGCGGTTCGGACGGCGAAGGAGCACGTCCTCGACGGCGACGTCTACCAGGGAGTGATCTCCCGGACGCGAACGGTCGAGGGCGAGGTGGACGACCTCGCGCTGTACGAGTCGCTCCGGTCGGTGAACCCCTCGCCGTACATGTACCTCCTGCAGCACGGCGACCGCTCGGTCGTCGGCGCCTCGCCGGAGACGCTCGTCTCGGTGCGGGGCGACCGCGTCGTCTCGAACCCCATCGCGGGGACGTGTCCGCGCGGCTCCTCGCCCGTGGAGGACCGTCGGCTGGCCGGCGAGATGCTCGCCGACGGGAAGGAGCGCGCCGAGCACACGATGCTCGTGGACCTCGCGCGCAACGACGTCCGGCGCGTCTCCGACCCCGGTTCCGTCCGGGTCGAGGAGTTCATGAACGTCCTGAAGTACAGCCACGTCCAGCACATCGAGTCCACGGTGACCGGGACGCTCGCGGCCGACGCGGACGCCTTCGACGCGGCGCGGGCGACGTTCCCGGCCGGCACCCTGACCGGGGCGCCGAAGGTCCGGGCGATGGAGCTGATCGACGAACTGGAACTCGAGCCGCGGGGCGTGTACGGCGGCGGCGTCGGCTACTTCTCGTGGACCGACGACGCCGACCTCGCCATCGTCATCCGGACCGCGACGGTGGAACACGGCCGCTCCGGGTCGCCGGGGACCCTCGACGAGCGAGCCTCGACCGCCGCCGACGAACTCACGGTCCGCGCGGGCGCGGGCATCGTGGCGGACTCGGACCCGGCGAGCGAGTACGAGGAGACCGAGGGGAAGATGGACGGCGTCCTCGCGGCCGTCGAGCGCGCGCTCGCGGGCCGGGGGGCGGACGCGGAGGACCCCGTGACGGCCGCCGCCGAGTCGGAGGCGGAGCGATGA
- a CDS encoding phosphoribosylanthranilate isomerase, whose amino-acid sequence MTRVKVCGVTNATDLRAVAEAGADAVGVIADVPVDTPREVNLATAADLAAAAPPFLTTTLVTMPVDAQDAVDAARLVDPDVLQVHGEDLGPADVGYVRAEAGVKVVPVVDHDDPDRARELDEAADAVLVDSTTESGAGGTGETGDWDATADLARDLVSPVVLAGGLTPENVAGAISTVEPFAVDVASGVEREGGAKDHTAVSRFVRNAGRSLGEAEGTPVDGRR is encoded by the coding sequence ATGACGCGGGTGAAGGTCTGCGGAGTCACGAACGCGACGGACCTCCGCGCGGTCGCGGAGGCCGGCGCCGACGCCGTCGGCGTCATCGCGGACGTGCCCGTCGACACCCCGCGGGAGGTGAACCTCGCGACCGCCGCCGACCTCGCGGCCGCGGCGCCGCCGTTCCTCACGACGACGCTGGTCACGATGCCCGTCGATGCCCAGGACGCCGTCGACGCCGCCCGACTCGTCGACCCCGACGTGCTTCAGGTCCACGGCGAGGACCTCGGGCCGGCCGACGTCGGCTACGTCCGCGCCGAGGCGGGCGTGAAGGTCGTACCCGTCGTCGACCACGACGACCCTGACCGGGCGCGCGAACTCGACGAGGCCGCCGACGCCGTCCTCGTCGACTCGACGACCGAGTCGGGCGCCGGCGGCACCGGCGAGACGGGCGACTGGGACGCGACCGCCGATCTGGCCCGCGACCTCGTGTCGCCGGTCGTCCTCGCCGGCGGGCTGACCCCCGAGAACGTCGCCGGGGCCATCTCGACCGTCGAGCCGTTCGCCGTCGACGTCGCCTCCGGGGTCGAACGCGAGGGCGGCGCCAAGGACCACACCGCGGTCTCCCGGTTCGTCCGGAACGCCGGCCGGTCGCTCGGCGAGGCTGAAGGGACCCCCGTCGACGGGAGGCGGTAG
- the trpD gene encoding anthranilate phosphoribosyltransferase: MQEYVERATEGEDLTVAEAREASTLVFEDATEAQIGALLAALRAKGETEAEIAGFAQGMRDAARTIDPDGDPLVDTCGTGGDDYSTINVSTTSAVVAAGAGVTVAKHGNYSVSSSSGSADVLEVAGVKVDAEPPAVERAIERDGIGFMLAPVFHPAMKAVIGPRKELGMRTLFNVLGPLTNPAGAEAQVLGVYDPDLVPLLAEALTHMPTERALVVHGDGADEIALHGPTRVAEIDGDGVTEFTLTPEDVGLDRAPVSEIAGGTPEENARDLEGILTGEVTGPKRDVILANAGAAIYVAGEAATVEEGVERAANAIDEGDAAATLAAMRE; encoded by the coding sequence ATACAGGAGTACGTCGAGCGCGCGACCGAGGGGGAGGACCTGACGGTGGCGGAGGCGCGCGAGGCGTCGACGCTCGTCTTCGAGGATGCGACGGAGGCACAGATCGGCGCCCTCCTCGCGGCGCTGCGGGCGAAGGGCGAGACGGAGGCCGAGATCGCCGGCTTCGCGCAGGGGATGCGCGACGCCGCCCGGACCATCGACCCCGACGGGGACCCGCTCGTCGACACCTGCGGCACCGGCGGCGACGACTACAGCACGATCAACGTCTCCACGACCTCGGCCGTCGTCGCCGCGGGCGCGGGGGTCACCGTGGCCAAGCACGGGAACTACTCGGTCTCCTCCTCGTCCGGAAGCGCGGACGTGCTGGAGGTCGCGGGCGTCAAGGTCGACGCGGAACCGCCGGCCGTCGAGCGCGCCATCGAGCGCGACGGCATCGGCTTCATGCTCGCGCCGGTGTTCCACCCGGCGATGAAGGCCGTCATCGGCCCGCGCAAGGAGCTCGGGATGCGGACGCTGTTCAACGTCCTCGGCCCGCTGACGAACCCCGCCGGCGCGGAAGCGCAGGTGCTCGGCGTGTACGACCCCGACCTCGTCCCCCTGCTCGCGGAGGCGCTCACCCACATGCCGACCGAGCGCGCGCTGGTCGTCCACGGCGACGGCGCCGACGAGATCGCGCTCCACGGGCCGACGCGGGTCGCGGAGATCGACGGCGACGGCGTGACCGAGTTCACGCTCACGCCCGAGGACGTCGGCCTCGACCGCGCGCCGGTCTCGGAGATCGCGGGCGGCACGCCCGAGGAGAACGCGCGGGACCTCGAGGGCATCCTCACGGGCGAGGTGACCGGGCCCAAGCGCGACGTGATCCTCGCGAACGCGGGGGCGGCGATCTACGTCGCCGGCGAGGCCGCGACCGTCGAGGAGGGCGTCGAACGCGCCGCGAACGCCATCGACGAGGGGGACGCCGCCGCCACCCTCGCGGCGATGCGCGAATGA
- a CDS encoding undecaprenyl diphosphate synthase family protein yields the protein MGIYDRYLALRHRLHDEGPPEHVALVITERDLLEQGAYGTLEDVLGWAFEYGAERVTVSVSVLDEAVVDTLARELAGVEAPRRVAVRTPGDTERADAPVRVNIGLGGKREFAAAVREIAEAVEAGELTPADVDGTDIEERLVFPEEPDLVVKTGAERLSDFLIWQSVYSELYFTDVNWRDFRLRDYLRAVLDYQNRQRRFGR from the coding sequence GTGGGCATCTACGACAGGTACCTCGCGCTCCGCCACCGCCTCCACGACGAGGGCCCGCCCGAGCACGTCGCGCTCGTCATCACCGAGCGAGACCTGCTCGAACAGGGCGCCTACGGGACGCTGGAGGACGTGCTCGGCTGGGCGTTCGAGTACGGCGCCGAGCGCGTCACCGTCTCCGTCTCGGTGCTCGACGAGGCGGTGGTCGACACCCTCGCGCGCGAACTCGCGGGGGTCGAGGCCCCCCGGCGCGTCGCGGTCCGGACGCCCGGCGACACCGAGCGCGCGGACGCGCCGGTCCGGGTGAACATCGGCCTCGGCGGCAAGCGGGAGTTCGCCGCCGCCGTCCGGGAGATCGCCGAGGCCGTCGAGGCCGGGGAGCTGACCCCGGCGGACGTCGACGGAACGGACATCGAGGAGCGACTGGTGTTCCCGGAGGAGCCGGACCTGGTGGTCAAGACGGGCGCCGAGCGGCTCTCGGACTTCCTCATCTGGCAGTCGGTGTACTCCGAACTGTACTTCACGGACGTGAACTGGCGCGACTTTCGGCTGCGGGATTACCTGCGGGCGGTGCTGGACTACCAGAACCGGCAGCGTCGATTCGGGCGCTAG
- the sugE gene encoding quaternary ammonium compound efflux SMR transporter SugE, producing the protein MSWFVLLVAGLFEIAWAIGLEYSEGLTKPLPTAGTALALVVSMVLLAQAVKDLPIGTAYAVWTGIGAVGTATLGIALFDEPASIARVSFISVIVVGIVGLHLVSGGH; encoded by the coding sequence ATGTCGTGGTTCGTCCTCCTCGTCGCCGGCCTGTTCGAGATCGCCTGGGCCATCGGACTCGAGTACTCCGAGGGCCTCACGAAGCCGCTCCCGACGGCCGGCACCGCCCTAGCGCTCGTCGTCAGCATGGTCCTGCTCGCGCAGGCCGTGAAGGACCTCCCCATCGGCACGGCCTACGCCGTCTGGACGGGCATCGGCGCGGTCGGAACCGCGACGCTCGGCATCGCGCTGTTCGACGAACCGGCGTCGATCGCGCGCGTCTCGTTCATCTCGGTCATCGTCGTCGGCATCGTGGGGCTGCACCTCGTCTCGGGCGGGCACTGA